Within the Candidatus Nitrospira nitrificans genome, the region TCTTGGGGTGGGACGCAGCAGGCATCGTGCTTGCCCATGGCACGGATGCAACGCGGTTCAAAGTTGGTGACGAAGTCTTCTACAGTGGGGATCTCAAGAGGGCCGGCTCCTACGCAACGTGGCAACTGGTGGATGAACGGCTGGTGGCCTTGAAACCGAACACCCTCTCCTTTACGGAAGCTGCGGCGCTTCCGCTGACCAGTTT harbors:
- a CDS encoding alcohol dehydrogenase catalytic domain-containing protein — its product is MKVIGYTHAHSLDQFNLQPMELPDPTPSGRDLLVEVKAVGLNPIDYKVRTRRSGSDGQPVILGWDAAGIVLAHGTDATRFKVGDEVFYSGDLKRAGSYATWQLVDERLVALKPNTLSFTEAAALPLTS